A genomic stretch from Elusimicrobiota bacterium includes:
- the flhA gene encoding flagellar biosynthesis protein FlhA, which yields MSFEGAPPTKGRVKLWDLLGAVGLLSILGMMIVPLPSWSVSLLVVTNLALSVTVLLVVMGIKDVLEFSIFPSVLLGLTLFRLALNLATTKLILLSGDPGSVVEAFGKVVVRGDAVVGFVVFLILVIVQFLVITKGSERVSEVAARFTLDAMPGKQMAVDAEMNAGLIDEKQARTRREAIQREADFFGAMDGASKFVRGDAVAGLVVVAVNIIGGVVIGMMRRNMDIVDVLRTYTVLTIGDGLAHQIPALVVSTAAGILVTRSATRAPVGQEWARQMAANPRSIAMAAGTMGILGITGLMTGLPVIPFIAVGGILAAFSFGAKKASTAPVTVTKPRAAETPKTGPEDMASLLAVEPLELELGFGLIFLVEGTDGDLLERVGHIRRRLARELGIVVPPVRIRDSSLLPPNSYALKIRGLEVARGELMPGHALALSDAQEGKDLSATLRGIPAREPAFGLPALWVPESEKRKASMEGITVVDNGAVLATHLTELLLDHAHEILSRQDLQTLLNDLKARGQTVTVDDLIPALLPLGTVHRVLQNLLGERVSIRNLTVILEALAEAATMSKDPDLLTEYARAALSRQISLQYRDPEGNLWCATLSPVVERRLQEAITRGERSSRLMIDPAFSDDLVRALSLRLAAPTGGTERSILLCAAGLRPFVKRHFERFLPRLVVLSPNEITADTRVKSLGVVDVPSRTAAAT from the coding sequence ATGAGCTTTGAGGGCGCTCCCCCAACGAAGGGGCGGGTGAAATTGTGGGATTTGTTGGGGGCCGTTGGCCTCCTCAGTATTTTGGGGATGATGATTGTTCCCCTGCCGTCCTGGTCCGTGAGTTTGTTGGTGGTGACAAATCTGGCGCTTTCGGTGACCGTGCTCCTGGTGGTGATGGGCATCAAGGATGTTCTTGAATTTTCTATTTTCCCTTCCGTTTTGCTGGGTTTGACTCTGTTTCGTTTGGCCCTGAATCTTGCCACCACCAAACTGATTTTGTTGTCAGGGGATCCCGGATCGGTGGTGGAAGCTTTTGGCAAAGTCGTGGTACGGGGCGACGCGGTGGTGGGATTTGTGGTGTTTCTCATCCTCGTGATTGTTCAATTTCTTGTGATCACCAAAGGGTCTGAGCGAGTGTCGGAAGTGGCCGCCCGATTCACTTTAGACGCCATGCCCGGAAAACAAATGGCGGTGGATGCCGAAATGAATGCGGGGTTGATTGATGAAAAACAGGCCCGTACTCGGCGAGAAGCCATTCAGCGGGAAGCGGATTTCTTTGGAGCCATGGATGGCGCGTCGAAATTTGTTCGCGGGGACGCGGTGGCGGGGTTGGTGGTGGTGGCGGTCAATATTATTGGCGGGGTCGTCATCGGTATGATGCGTCGGAACATGGATATTGTGGACGTTCTCCGGACCTACACGGTATTGACCATCGGGGACGGTTTGGCTCACCAAATCCCGGCTCTGGTGGTTTCCACCGCGGCGGGTATCCTTGTGACTCGGTCGGCGACACGGGCTCCCGTGGGGCAGGAATGGGCGCGCCAAATGGCTGCGAATCCCCGTTCCATCGCGATGGCGGCGGGCACCATGGGGATATTGGGGATCACGGGGCTGATGACGGGGTTGCCGGTCATCCCGTTCATCGCTGTGGGAGGAATTTTGGCTGCCTTTTCTTTCGGGGCGAAAAAGGCCTCGACCGCTCCTGTGACCGTGACGAAACCCCGTGCCGCGGAAACGCCCAAAACGGGACCTGAAGATATGGCCTCGTTGTTGGCGGTGGAACCCCTGGAACTGGAACTGGGGTTTGGGCTCATATTTCTAGTGGAGGGAACGGACGGGGACCTGTTGGAGCGGGTGGGTCATATTCGGCGTCGCTTGGCTCGGGAGTTGGGGATTGTGGTTCCCCCGGTCCGTATTCGAGATTCCAGTCTACTCCCGCCGAACAGCTACGCGCTGAAAATCCGAGGTTTGGAAGTGGCTCGGGGCGAATTGATGCCGGGACACGCTTTGGCCCTCTCCGATGCTCAAGAAGGCAAAGACCTCTCCGCCACTCTTCGCGGTATCCCCGCGCGGGAACCGGCGTTTGGATTGCCGGCCCTGTGGGTGCCGGAAAGTGAAAAACGCAAAGCCTCCATGGAAGGCATCACCGTGGTGGATAACGGCGCTGTTTTGGCCACCCATCTGACCGAACTCCTCCTGGACCATGCCCACGAAATCTTGAGTCGCCAGGATCTGCAAACACTTCTTAACGATCTCAAGGCCCGGGGCCAAACGGTGACGGTGGACGATTTGATCCCGGCGCTCTTGCCCCTGGGAACCGTTCATCGTGTCCTTCAAAACCTTTTGGGGGAACGGGTCTCCATTCGGAACCTGACCGTCATTTTGGAAGCGTTGGCGGAGGCGGCGACGATGAGCAAAGATCCGGACCTGTTGACCGAATACGCCCGAGCGGCTCTCTCCCGGCAAATCTCCCTCCAATATCGAGATCCGGAGGGGAATTTGTGGTGTGCCACTCTTTCCCCTGTTGTTGAGAGGCGCCTCCAAGAAGCCATAACGCGGGGGGAACGGTCCTCCCGTTTGATGATAGATCCCGCGTTTTCAGACGATCTCGTCCGTGCTCTCTCTCTGCGGCTGGCGGCGCCTACGGGGGGAACGGAACGGTCTATCCTTTTATGCGCGGCGGGCCTTCGGCCCTTCGTCAAAAGGCATTTCGAACGGTTCCTTCCCCGCTTGGTGGTTCTCTCCCCCAATGAGATTACGGCCGATACCCGAGTAAAATCTTTGGGCGTGGTGGATGTCCCGTCCCGCACGGCGGCCGCCACATGA
- the flhB gene encoding flagellar biosynthesis protein FlhB yields the protein MAANDGKEKTEKPTPRRLEKAKKEGTVAHSREVPGVAALALGIIAIGATGSAWKGRWATLWNEISLALSRAPLMEENIFEPIQRSVISLLWLFAPILLACASGALVFGWGQMGFRFTPGLLKPKFDKLNPITGFGRLVSIRQWVDAGKTALKASGFGFIAYLTLKVFWAQAPLMVEMSPAALAESTWALSSKMLWQCTAFFVAIAVWDYAKEFRRVSKDLRMTLQEVKDENKETEGNPQIKSRIRTLMRKMSSRRMMSQVPKADVVVTNPTHLAVAIQYRSRMRAPEVVAKGAGLMAQRIRETALANGVPLLENKPLAQLLYKKVEVGDPVPVGLYQAVAEVLAYVYRLKNRVRS from the coding sequence ATGGCCGCGAATGACGGAAAAGAAAAGACAGAGAAACCCACCCCCCGCCGCCTCGAAAAAGCAAAAAAGGAAGGCACCGTTGCCCACAGTCGAGAAGTTCCTGGTGTCGCGGCCCTCGCCCTGGGGATCATCGCCATCGGGGCCACCGGATCGGCGTGGAAAGGTCGCTGGGCCACCCTTTGGAACGAAATCAGTCTTGCTCTCTCCCGGGCCCCCCTCATGGAAGAAAATATTTTTGAGCCAATCCAGCGATCGGTGATTAGTCTCCTGTGGCTTTTCGCGCCCATTCTCCTGGCCTGTGCCTCCGGGGCGCTGGTTTTCGGGTGGGGGCAAATGGGGTTTCGATTCACCCCCGGTCTTCTTAAACCTAAATTCGACAAGTTAAATCCCATCACAGGATTTGGTCGGTTGGTTTCCATCCGCCAATGGGTGGACGCGGGAAAGACGGCATTAAAAGCGTCGGGATTCGGATTCATTGCCTACCTCACCTTAAAGGTCTTTTGGGCTCAAGCGCCACTGATGGTCGAGATGTCCCCCGCTGCTTTGGCCGAATCGACCTGGGCTCTCTCTTCAAAAATGTTGTGGCAATGCACAGCATTTTTCGTGGCGATCGCGGTGTGGGACTACGCCAAAGAATTCCGGCGAGTGTCCAAGGACCTGCGCATGACCTTGCAGGAGGTCAAAGACGAAAATAAGGAAACGGAAGGGAACCCGCAGATCAAATCCCGCATCCGGACATTGATGCGAAAAATGTCAAGTCGGCGAATGATGAGTCAGGTTCCCAAAGCCGATGTGGTGGTTACGAATCCCACCCATTTGGCCGTGGCCATTCAATATCGGTCCCGTATGCGTGCTCCTGAAGTGGTGGCGAAAGGAGCGGGCCTGATGGCTCAACGGATCCGGGAAACAGCCCTGGCCAACGGGGTTCCCCTATTGGAAAACAAGCCCTTGGCACAACTCTTGTATAAGAAAGTAGAGGTGGGTGATCCCGTACCGGTGGGACTTTATCAGGCTGTGGCCGAGGTCTTGGCCTATGTGTATCGACTCAAAAATAGGGTCCGGTCTTAG
- the fliR gene encoding flagellar biosynthetic protein FliR, which yields MPSDFELARFFLVFLRVSAFLSFAPPFGGKDVAPMARAGFSFLTATLLVTWIPSSATLPHDGLGWALAAGTELLVGLVIAGFWSMFLTGIQMAGHLMGAQMGLGWGGLFDPTVGDSSEVVVLFQRMIFFLLFFAVDGHLRLMEILVRSFEWVPLGNAAFHGSFFSNWSASFGNLFEIGFKLAAPLTVAIWLLTIGLGLIGRAAPQMNLLSLDFPLRSVVGFFVLALSAPHLTRVCERLLDLFFKRADVLVRCLAP from the coding sequence GTGCCGTCTGATTTTGAGCTGGCTCGATTCTTCCTTGTTTTTCTTCGCGTCTCCGCGTTCCTCTCCTTTGCGCCTCCCTTTGGAGGAAAAGACGTGGCTCCCATGGCGCGGGCGGGTTTCTCATTCCTCACAGCAACTCTTTTGGTGACGTGGATTCCTTCTTCCGCGACCCTCCCGCATGATGGGTTGGGGTGGGCTTTGGCGGCGGGAACGGAATTATTGGTGGGATTGGTCATTGCGGGGTTCTGGTCGATGTTTTTGACTGGAATTCAAATGGCGGGCCATCTCATGGGCGCTCAAATGGGGTTGGGGTGGGGGGGGCTCTTTGACCCAACGGTGGGGGATTCCTCCGAGGTGGTTGTCCTTTTCCAACGGATGATCTTTTTCCTTTTGTTCTTCGCTGTGGACGGCCACTTGCGGTTGATGGAAATCCTTGTGCGAAGTTTCGAGTGGGTTCCCCTGGGGAACGCCGCGTTTCATGGATCGTTTTTTTCAAATTGGTCGGCCTCTTTCGGAAATCTATTTGAGATCGGGTTTAAACTGGCGGCCCCCCTGACGGTGGCCATTTGGTTGTTGACGATAGGTCTGGGTCTGATCGGTCGTGCCGCCCCTCAAATGAATCTCCTGTCCCTTGATTTTCCACTCCGGAGTGTCGTGGGCTTTTTTGTTCTCGCGCTGTCGGCCCCTCATTTAACACGGGTATGCGAACGACTCCTGGACCTCTTTTTTAAACGGGCGGACGTCCTGGTCCGATGTCTTGCCCCGTGA
- a CDS encoding flagellar biosynthetic protein FliQ — translation MTVDFVMQLWRECFMGALLFAGPILAVSLIVGVAVGLFQAATQVHEMSLVFVPKIIIVALVVTVFGHWQWGLLVQFASRLLAGLPQMAR, via the coding sequence ATGACCGTCGATTTCGTGATGCAACTTTGGCGGGAATGTTTTATGGGGGCGCTCCTCTTCGCGGGGCCCATCCTTGCGGTAAGTTTGATCGTAGGGGTGGCGGTCGGCCTTTTTCAAGCGGCCACCCAAGTCCACGAAATGAGTTTAGTCTTCGTCCCGAAGATTATCATTGTGGCTCTGGTGGTGACGGTGTTCGGCCATTGGCAGTGGGGTCTCTTGGTTCAGTTTGCCAGTCGACTTTTGGCTGGATTACCTCAGATGGCGCGCTGA
- the fliP gene encoding flagellar type III secretion system pore protein FliP (The bacterial flagellar biogenesis protein FliP forms a type III secretion system (T3SS)-type pore required for flagellar assembly.), whose translation MTSKTFQKVFGATGILILSVWTVHAAPAAPTLPTPLEGAVRAIGDPQRLTSVFEAVAVLTAISLVPSALIMTTCFLRFVIVLGLLRQAMALQTTPPNHVLISLALILTFFVMAPTVAEVNEVAVQPYRENTLSFAEAIPKAAVPVRSFLLRQTRARELGFTIRMSRMPTPKNEEEVPFIVLVTAFVLSELKTGFQMGFLLFLPFLVIDLGVSSVLMSLGMMMVPPSMVSLPLKILLFIMVDGWALIAQGLVKSVR comes from the coding sequence ATGACCTCTAAAACTTTTCAGAAAGTGTTTGGCGCCACGGGGATTCTTATTCTCTCAGTGTGGACGGTCCACGCCGCTCCGGCGGCACCGACATTGCCCACCCCGCTAGAAGGGGCTGTTCGCGCGATCGGCGATCCCCAGCGGTTGACGTCTGTTTTCGAGGCAGTGGCTGTGCTCACAGCCATTTCTCTTGTCCCTTCAGCCCTGATCATGACCACTTGTTTCCTGCGGTTCGTTATCGTATTGGGTCTTCTCCGCCAAGCGATGGCGCTTCAAACCACGCCTCCCAATCATGTCCTCATCAGTTTGGCCCTGATCCTAACTTTTTTTGTTATGGCCCCGACCGTGGCGGAAGTTAATGAAGTGGCTGTGCAACCCTACCGAGAAAATACGCTCAGCTTTGCCGAGGCGATCCCAAAAGCCGCGGTCCCCGTTCGAAGTTTCTTGTTACGTCAAACCCGGGCCCGTGAATTGGGGTTTACCATTCGCATGTCCCGCATGCCCACGCCAAAAAATGAGGAAGAGGTTCCCTTCATTGTTTTGGTCACCGCTTTTGTTTTGAGTGAATTGAAAACGGGGTTTCAAATGGGATTTCTCCTGTTCCTCCCGTTCCTCGTGATCGATTTGGGGGTGTCGAGTGTTCTCATGTCTCTGGGGATGATGATGGTTCCCCCCAGCATGGTGTCGTTGCCCCTTAAAATTTTATTGTTCATCATGGTGGATGGGTGGGCTCTTATTGCGCAGGGACTGGTCAAGAGCGTGCGATGA
- a CDS encoding flagellar biosynthetic protein FliO — MGFPTGRSVLFALCVLGGTIVLQAGEGLPPPMEPSVSEPDTPDFLKPQSAPSFPVVRVIVTLSLLLGALYFVKPLLQKTKWGGASGGTGLDVLGRASLGPRAGICLVRAEGRKFLLGVGADGVRLLAELGDGTSLENPPSVLPHDL, encoded by the coding sequence ATGGGTTTCCCCACCGGCCGAAGCGTCCTCTTCGCCCTCTGCGTGTTGGGGGGAACCATCGTTCTTCAAGCCGGGGAGGGGCTTCCACCTCCCATGGAACCTTCGGTTTCCGAGCCGGATACCCCGGATTTTCTCAAACCTCAGTCGGCCCCTTCTTTCCCCGTGGTCCGGGTTATTGTGACGCTCTCCCTTCTTCTGGGCGCTCTGTATTTCGTAAAACCACTTCTCCAAAAAACAAAATGGGGAGGAGCTTCTGGCGGGACGGGGCTTGATGTGCTTGGGCGTGCTTCTCTGGGGCCACGTGCGGGAATTTGTTTGGTCCGAGCGGAAGGAAGGAAATTTTTGCTGGGGGTTGGGGCGGACGGGGTCCGTTTATTGGCCGAACTGGGGGATGGAACGTCCCTTGAAAACCCGCCGTCCGTGTTGCCCCATGACCTCTAA
- the fliN gene encoding flagellar motor switch protein FliN: MTDEKSTPTAPTEPNSPEVKQVRLADLAAGGGDPLPTNIAPLMDITLRVSVVLGETRMTLGELLKLGTGSVVELDRAAGDPIDILVNERLYARGELVAVGESFGVKIIDIVGGSKPGVS; this comes from the coding sequence ATGACAGACGAAAAATCTACCCCCACAGCGCCAACGGAGCCGAATTCCCCGGAAGTGAAGCAAGTCCGTTTGGCGGATCTGGCCGCGGGAGGGGGGGACCCTCTTCCCACCAACATCGCCCCCCTGATGGACATCACTCTACGTGTGAGCGTGGTGTTGGGTGAAACACGAATGACCCTTGGTGAGTTGTTGAAATTAGGAACGGGATCTGTGGTTGAGCTGGACCGTGCGGCGGGAGACCCTATTGATATCTTAGTGAATGAACGTCTTTACGCCCGAGGAGAATTGGTGGCGGTTGGCGAATCTTTTGGAGTAAAAATTATTGACATCGTGGGCGGGTCGAAACCCGGGGTTTCCTGA
- a CDS encoding FliM/FliN family flagellar motor switch protein, with the protein MTETARPFAPAPGGTLSRKTRDALFRIHLTFGPKASTDLAARLGLPIKIEARSVEVVIGATPQIAGAIAMPFLISPGAGSGFMGLESAAARVFLEASLGGTAQPAGSSTRERSAGDITPVERRVAEGFMEFFLSRLNALWESLGECAFTSRKTGSFEEGSPEKRAEETYVIVLFSLSAMGTSSALEVGLPLSFVKPLTAGLEHPEEKDTSMVDDPKLHPVLKRKMDGVTVPVRAFLAEPDISLRDMAALEPGDVLNVGRLGAEAVLLAGSVPMFRGQAGILNGHRAIRITSIAKQDRRSQ; encoded by the coding sequence ATGACCGAAACCGCCCGCCCCTTCGCCCCCGCGCCGGGAGGGACCCTCTCGCGGAAAACCCGCGATGCCCTGTTCCGAATCCACCTCACCTTTGGTCCAAAGGCATCAACGGATTTAGCCGCACGTTTGGGTCTGCCCATTAAAATCGAGGCACGATCTGTTGAGGTGGTGATTGGTGCTACCCCCCAAATAGCGGGAGCCATCGCCATGCCGTTCCTTATTTCTCCTGGGGCCGGTTCAGGGTTTATGGGGCTAGAGAGTGCCGCTGCCCGCGTTTTTTTAGAGGCGTCCCTGGGAGGAACGGCCCAGCCTGCGGGATCCTCCACTCGAGAACGGTCCGCGGGGGACATAACGCCCGTGGAGCGCCGGGTGGCTGAAGGATTTATGGAATTTTTTCTCAGTCGTTTGAACGCCCTTTGGGAAAGCTTGGGGGAATGCGCGTTCACGTCAAGGAAAACCGGGTCCTTTGAAGAAGGGTCCCCCGAAAAACGAGCGGAAGAGACCTATGTGATTGTCCTTTTCTCCCTGAGCGCCATGGGGACATCGAGTGCCTTGGAGGTGGGGCTTCCCCTCTCTTTTGTGAAACCCCTTACTGCGGGTTTGGAACATCCAGAAGAAAAAGACACATCGATGGTGGACGACCCGAAACTTCACCCCGTTTTAAAACGAAAAATGGATGGGGTCACGGTCCCGGTCCGGGCGTTTCTTGCCGAACCCGATATTTCACTTCGTGACATGGCGGCGTTGGAGCCCGGCGACGTTCTCAACGTCGGGCGATTGGGCGCCGAAGCGGTTTTACTGGCTGGTTCTGTTCCCATGTTCCGTGGGCAGGCCGGGATTTTGAACGGACACCGCGCCATCCGCATCACGAGTATCGCCAAACAGGATCGGAGGTCTCAATGA
- a CDS encoding flagellar basal body-associated FliL family protein, translating to MALIDKATILKGVWDVVLLSAAGAVCVFGSRLAVDHALAEASAQLAAQPSAYSVGPLGLAAGAGPIDLGEGAGDGKVKPNPNEGHGSSDTGKKKGKNDGKGILTKIATPYPLKTTVVNLAGDSNHRFAKVSITLEADSPEVIKELESVDHQIYDCLIDTLGNVRAQDIGSDVGKNMLKETLRTKMNKFLTKGEISDVYLTEFLIQ from the coding sequence ATGGCGCTGATTGATAAAGCAACAATCCTAAAAGGTGTGTGGGATGTGGTTCTCCTATCGGCGGCGGGCGCGGTGTGTGTGTTTGGTTCGCGTTTGGCTGTGGACCACGCGCTGGCTGAAGCCAGCGCTCAGTTGGCGGCACAGCCCTCGGCCTATTCTGTGGGGCCGCTCGGTTTGGCCGCTGGGGCGGGCCCCATCGACTTGGGGGAAGGGGCCGGGGATGGGAAAGTCAAGCCTAATCCCAATGAAGGGCATGGCTCAAGCGACACCGGAAAGAAGAAAGGGAAAAATGACGGAAAGGGGATTTTGACAAAAATCGCAACACCTTACCCGCTAAAAACCACAGTGGTCAATTTGGCGGGGGATTCCAATCACCGTTTCGCTAAAGTCTCCATCACCCTGGAAGCCGATTCCCCGGAGGTGATCAAAGAACTCGAAAGCGTGGACCATCAAATCTACGATTGTCTGATCGACACCTTGGGCAATGTGCGGGCCCAGGACATCGGTAGTGATGTGGGGAAGAACATGTTGAAAGAAACTCTCCGCACCAAAATGAATAAATTTTTAACGAAAGGTGAGATCAGCGACGTTTACTTGACGGAATTTCTGATCCAATGA
- a CDS encoding flagellar hook-basal body complex protein, whose protein sequence is MMPALFSGVSGLKNHQFRMNVIGNNLSNVNTIGYKYNRVSFGDLIYQTVRDASAPQAVGGTNPVQLGLGSFIHSVDTINTQGNLESTGRSTDMSIQGNGFFVVNDGNRNKYTRAGLMELGLGGNLVNPSDGSTYMGWNAVNSVVDTSGSISTLSIPVGDVLPAQRTGRMTFIGNLDAAGTLIQGTIAQTQPLLAAAAGTSLVSGIRNAAGASLGLTTGSSLSFTGSVGGTLISATPLVVGAGTTLADIASALQAALRGVADGDLTETATVQADGSIRVTSDGTNDITNLQISVPGNTLANNAFQFPLAILGGGTTGNTEVMLRPAIASDTLVSMKSSSGVSLGLTAGDDMTLISANVKGSIVASTPILADITIASTYGDYRDALRSALFTGAPALGEDLVIQSDGTLYLTGSNGASNGVAGIVIGAGPNSGDDLRSTFSASQSFGEIQKALDATSYRTSTQVFDSLGNPLAIDLRFSKSATNSWQWTASHQGVSVGAGVMNFDNGGQLVTPTGSISVPLTNGAASPLAVAVDFTGCTQFTNNSSIVLNNQDGFSSATLSGFSIGQSGEVVGTFSNGRNLILGQMAVASFSNSSGLKREGQTYMSETSNSGTAEFGAALVGGRGSIISGTLEMSNVDVAREFTDMIVTQRGFQSNARVITTSDQLLEELVNLKR, encoded by the coding sequence ATGATGCCAGCCTTGTTCTCAGGAGTGTCGGGATTAAAGAACCATCAGTTTCGTATGAACGTGATCGGAAACAATCTTTCAAACGTGAACACCATCGGTTATAAATACAACCGCGTCAGTTTTGGCGATCTGATTTATCAAACGGTTCGGGACGCCTCTGCCCCGCAGGCGGTGGGGGGAACCAACCCCGTTCAATTGGGGTTGGGATCGTTCATCCACAGTGTGGACACGATCAATACTCAAGGAAACTTGGAGTCCACCGGACGGTCGACAGATATGTCGATTCAAGGGAACGGTTTCTTTGTTGTCAACGACGGCAATCGGAACAAATACACCCGGGCGGGACTCATGGAATTGGGGTTGGGGGGGAATTTGGTCAATCCTTCTGACGGGTCCACGTATATGGGATGGAACGCGGTCAATTCGGTGGTGGACACCTCCGGTTCTATTTCCACTCTTTCTATTCCGGTGGGGGATGTCCTTCCGGCCCAAAGGACCGGACGAATGACATTTATCGGAAACTTGGACGCGGCCGGAACGCTTATTCAGGGAACCATTGCGCAAACTCAGCCTCTCCTGGCCGCGGCGGCAGGGACGTCTTTGGTGAGCGGTATCCGAAACGCCGCGGGCGCTTCCCTGGGTCTTACGACAGGAAGCTCCTTATCCTTTACAGGATCTGTGGGGGGAACCCTGATCTCGGCAACGCCATTGGTTGTGGGAGCGGGGACCACTCTCGCGGACATTGCTTCGGCTCTGCAAGCGGCTCTTCGTGGGGTGGCGGACGGCGATTTGACGGAAACCGCTACGGTTCAAGCGGATGGGTCCATCCGAGTCACATCGGACGGAACAAACGACATCACCAACCTTCAAATCAGTGTACCCGGGAATACCCTGGCGAATAACGCGTTCCAATTTCCTCTCGCCATTTTGGGGGGAGGGACGACCGGCAATACGGAAGTAATGCTTCGCCCCGCGATCGCATCGGACACTCTGGTTTCCATGAAATCCTCTTCCGGGGTTTCCTTGGGGTTGACGGCGGGTGATGATATGACGCTCATTTCGGCAAACGTGAAGGGATCGATTGTGGCCTCAACACCTATTCTGGCGGACATCACGATCGCTTCCACCTACGGGGATTACCGGGACGCTCTTCGGAGCGCTCTTTTCACAGGGGCCCCGGCTTTGGGAGAAGATTTGGTCATTCAGTCGGACGGAACCCTCTACTTAACTGGATCCAACGGAGCGTCCAATGGCGTCGCGGGCATCGTGATTGGGGCCGGGCCGAACTCAGGTGATGATCTCCGGTCCACCTTTTCGGCTTCCCAAAGTTTTGGGGAAATCCAGAAAGCTTTGGACGCCACCAGTTATCGAACGTCCACCCAAGTTTTCGATTCTCTTGGAAATCCATTGGCTATCGATCTTCGTTTTTCAAAGTCTGCCACCAACAGCTGGCAATGGACGGCTTCTCACCAGGGAGTGTCTGTGGGGGCGGGCGTTATGAACTTTGACAACGGGGGGCAATTGGTAACCCCCACGGGAAGCATTTCAGTCCCGTTGACCAACGGGGCGGCGTCTCCCTTGGCGGTCGCGGTGGACTTTACGGGGTGTACCCAATTCACCAACAATTCGTCCATTGTGCTGAACAATCAGGATGGGTTCAGTAGTGCCACCTTAAGCGGTTTTTCCATTGGACAATCGGGAGAGGTGGTCGGAACTTTCTCCAACGGTCGAAACTTGATTTTGGGTCAAATGGCCGTGGCGTCGTTCAGCAACTCCTCCGGCTTAAAACGCGAAGGGCAGACCTACATGTCCGAAACGTCGAACTCGGGTACCGCGGAATTCGGTGCCGCGCTGGTCGGGGGACGGGGAAGCATTATTTCCGGAACCCTGGAGATGTCCAATGTGGATGTGGCCCGGGAGTTCACCGATATGATCGTGACCCAGCGTGGGTTCCAATCGAACGCCCGGGTCATCACCACGTCAGACCAGTTGCTTGAAGAGTTGGTTAATCTGAAACGATGA